In one Cloacibacillus porcorum genomic region, the following are encoded:
- the recG gene encoding ATP-dependent DNA helicase RecG gives MDRKTAEKNLSLPLSALKGVGQRRSALLEKLGLRTVEDMLYLFPRRYEDRRSVKKITELVPGAPAVVYATVCGVDVRPLPGRGRRLITCRLSDGSGFLDAVWFNRRGLENTLAKDTPVALYGTPSLRSSVFEMTEPEFEVVKDKGEKSPFAGIVPVYPSTEGLPQKWFRGIARALVEQYHNQAEEELPSCLIEKNALMPISRAIYEMHMPESPESWKEARRRLAYGELFTLQLTLAASRKERAESSAVLLKRGALFEAMTASLPFSLTASQRRVIDEIFADGASGRPISRLIQGDVGSGKTLVAIAFAAGLCDSGAQCAVLAPTEVLAEQLHAQTAKYLAPLGVGCALIKSQLPARERRAVLSGAADGSLSVVTGTQALLSDEIKFKNLGAVIIDEQQRFGVRQRARLLKSGAKPHLIMMSATPIPRTMALTLYGDLDISVIEDKPAGRAPVETRIIGRDQLAKLLRFIAAEILSGGRVYWICPRVEEDDGSDLPAAVKRFEWLEKKLPPVKMSLIHGQMESADKEAAIAGFRSGLSQLLVGTTVLEVGVDVPEATVIVIESPERYGLSQLHQLRGRVGRGTRRGLCVLLSLLPEDNERLRIFASTNDGFEIAKADLELRGAGEITGTAQHGLARFRVADLQKDYLLAETARDDAREFLEKEGLEALPCAMREKIAAMRAEELS, from the coding sequence TTGGATAGAAAAACAGCGGAAAAAAACCTCTCCCTGCCGCTCTCGGCGCTTAAAGGCGTCGGGCAGCGCAGAAGCGCGCTGCTTGAGAAGCTCGGCCTGCGGACTGTGGAGGATATGCTCTACCTCTTCCCGCGCCGCTATGAGGACCGCCGAAGCGTAAAGAAGATCACGGAGCTTGTACCCGGAGCTCCGGCGGTCGTCTATGCCACGGTCTGCGGAGTTGATGTCCGGCCGCTTCCCGGACGCGGGCGGCGTCTGATAACCTGCCGCCTCTCGGACGGCAGCGGTTTTCTTGACGCCGTGTGGTTCAACCGCAGGGGACTTGAGAATACCCTTGCGAAAGATACGCCGGTGGCGTTATACGGCACGCCCTCCCTGAGGTCCTCCGTATTTGAGATGACGGAGCCGGAATTTGAAGTTGTGAAAGATAAGGGCGAAAAAAGCCCCTTCGCAGGCATCGTGCCGGTATATCCCTCAACTGAGGGGCTTCCGCAGAAATGGTTCCGCGGTATCGCCCGCGCTCTTGTGGAACAATATCACAACCAGGCGGAGGAAGAGCTGCCCTCGTGCCTGATTGAAAAAAACGCCCTTATGCCAATATCGCGGGCGATATATGAGATGCACATGCCGGAATCACCCGAGAGCTGGAAAGAGGCGCGCCGGCGCTTAGCCTACGGAGAACTCTTTACCCTCCAGCTTACCCTCGCCGCCTCGCGAAAGGAGCGCGCGGAAAGTTCCGCCGTACTCCTAAAAAGAGGAGCTCTTTTTGAGGCGATGACCGCCTCACTCCCGTTTTCTCTGACCGCCTCGCAGAGACGCGTAATCGACGAAATATTCGCCGACGGCGCGTCGGGGCGCCCTATATCGCGTCTTATTCAGGGGGATGTCGGCTCCGGCAAGACCCTTGTCGCCATCGCCTTCGCCGCCGGTCTCTGTGACAGCGGCGCGCAGTGCGCGGTGCTGGCCCCCACGGAGGTGCTCGCGGAGCAGCTGCACGCGCAGACGGCAAAATACCTCGCCCCGCTCGGCGTTGGATGCGCGCTGATAAAGTCGCAGCTGCCGGCGCGGGAGCGCCGCGCGGTGCTGAGCGGCGCGGCCGACGGCTCCCTTAGCGTCGTCACCGGCACTCAGGCGCTGCTCTCCGACGAGATCAAATTTAAAAACCTCGGCGCGGTAATCATCGACGAACAGCAGCGCTTCGGCGTGCGCCAGCGCGCGCGGCTGCTCAAAAGCGGCGCGAAACCGCACCTGATCATGATGAGCGCCACCCCGATACCGCGGACGATGGCCCTTACGCTGTACGGCGACCTCGACATCTCGGTGATCGAGGATAAACCGGCGGGACGCGCGCCCGTAGAGACGCGGATAATCGGCAGGGACCAGCTGGCGAAGCTGCTGCGCTTTATCGCCGCAGAGATACTCTCCGGGGGCCGCGTCTACTGGATCTGCCCGCGCGTCGAGGAAGACGACGGCTCGGACTTGCCTGCGGCGGTGAAACGCTTTGAATGGCTTGAGAAAAAACTTCCCCCGGTGAAGATGTCCCTGATACACGGGCAGATGGAAAGCGCTGATAAAGAGGCGGCGATCGCCGGCTTTCGTTCCGGCCTTTCACAGCTGCTTGTCGGCACCACCGTTCTTGAAGTTGGGGTGGACGTGCCGGAGGCGACCGTGATCGTCATCGAATCTCCCGAACGCTACGGCCTCTCCCAGCTGCACCAGCTGCGGGGCCGGGTCGGGCGTGGGACGCGGCGCGGCCTATGCGTGCTGCTCTCACTTTTGCCGGAAGACAACGAACGGCTGCGGATATTTGCCTCCACCAACGACGGTTTTGAGATCGCGAAGGCCGACCTAGAGCTGCGGGGCGCGGGAGAGATCACCGGCACGGCGCAGCACGGCCTCGCCCGCTTCAGGGTCGCCGACCTGCAAAAAGACTATCTTCTCGCGGAGACTGCGCGGGACGACGCGCGGGAATTTCTCGAAAAAGAGGGGCTGGAGGCGCTGCCCTGCGCCATGCGCGAAAAGATCGCCGCCATGCGCGCGGAGGAGCTCTCCTGA